CCAGAGCCTGAATTATTGCCGGGAGGTGAGTGCCCGACTCCACTCCAGCCCcaggctctctctctccccagcttCCTTCCTTCTGGTCCCTGTTACCCAGGGCTCAGTTCCTttgtctcttcccctctcccagcTCCACTGCCGCCTCCCAAGGAGGTCATCAATGGAAACATCAAGACAGTGACGGAGTATAAGATAGATGAGGATGGCAAGAAGTTCAAGGTGAGGCTGGGGAAGAGGCGCACTTGAGGGGCACTTGGACTAGGAGAGAGTGGTGTGTTGGATGTCTTGATGAGGAAGATCTGCTGGCTCTAGCAACCTTGAGCAGGAGGCCCAAACCTTTCCCCTCCTGTCCACAGATTGTGCGCACCTTCAGAATTGAGACCCGGAAGGCCTCAAAGGCTGTAGCAAGGAGGAAGGTAAGACCCTTCTCCCCCTGTCCAGGGCTGACTCAGAGGAAAAATTGGAGTTCTTTTCCCCATTGCCTTCATTTTTAGAAGTGGGCTTTAActgtttgtgggcttccctggtggctcagtggtaaagaatctgcctgcaatgcaggagatgccggttcatccctgggtcgggatgataccctggagaaggggatgattacccactccagttttcttgcctggagaattccatggacagaggagcctggtgggctacagtccataaggtcgcaaagagttggacatgattgagtgactaatgcttttttgtttttttctaattttttggttgcaccacacagcatgtgggatcttagttccccgagcaaGGCTTGAACCCACGCCTCgtgcattgggagtgcggagtcttaaccactgggccaccagggaagtcccctgggtgTACCTGTTTTGTTGGAGCAGAACTGAGGCCTGTGTGCAGTCCGTGGGGGCCCTGAAAAGTCCAGCAGGTGCAGGAGTAGGGGCGGAGGGGTTGGTTCTTCTCTTGGCTTGTCGCCTGGGAGGAACAGCCAATACCGCCTGTGAGGTGGTTGTAGCAGCAGAAGTGATGgaagtaaatatattttgcacGGTTACCTACATACTCTGTGTTAGACCCAGGTGCTTCATGGGAAGTATTTTCTCATTCAGTCCCCCTGGCATTCCAGGGAGGTGTGGGGAGCATTGTGGTCCCTTAAAGGGAAGGATGCCGAGGTGCAGGTAGTTTAAAGAggtcaagtgaagtgaagtcgctcagtcgtgtccgacttttggcgaccccatcgactgcagcctcccaggctcctccgtccatgggattttccaggcaggatattggagtgggttgccatttccttctccaggggatcttcccgacacaggggttgaacccaggtctcccgcattgcaggcagacgctttaacctctgagccaccagggaagcccacccctgGAAATCTGGGTGACCCTGCACACCCCTGAGTATCACTCGGTGGGAGCTAGTCTGTCTGTTACCCGCACAGCCCCGCCAGGGGTTGATGGCTCTGGGCCTGTTTACCCCTGAGCTTCAgtctcatctgtaacatgaggCTGAGAGCTGCCCCTATGACCTCCTGGAGCTGGCCTGAAGCTGGGGCCTGGCGTGCCCTCAGGGAACAGAAACTGTCATCGTCACTTCTCCAAGGAGCATTTGAGGAGGGCAGTGAATGGGGTTCAAGGCCCACCCACCCTCAGGGTGGCTCTTGTTAAGTCTAGGGTGCACATGGAGGGGGTCCCGCTTGTCCCTGCCCTGACCTGTCCCCCATCCTGCCTTGAGCTCAGAACTGGAAGAAGTTTGGGAACTCAGAATTTGACCCACCGGGGCCTAACGTAGCCACCACCACAGTCAGCGATGATGTATCCATGACATTCATCACCAGCAAAGAGGTAAGTGGGGTGGCTGGCTGGGGGAGCCAGTGGCCAGGGTGTTGGTGGAGGCAGCGGGGGAGCGGCTGCCCCGTCTGAACTGCCCCCACCTGCCCTGCCAGGATCTGAACTGCCAGGAAGAGGAGGACCCAATGAACAAGCTCAAGGGCCAGAAGATCGTGTCCTGCCGAATCTGCAAGggtgaccactggaccacccgctGCCCCTACAAGGACACGCTGGGGCCCATGCAGAAGGAGCTGGCCGAACAGCTGGGCCTGTCCACTGGCGAGAAGGAGAAGCTCCCCGGAGGTGCCAGGGCCCTGGGATATGGGATTCGGCTGGCAGacttgggggttgggggcaggagtgggggtggAGCACAGGCATTGCGTGTATCTCTGGAAGTCGTGGGTCCTCACCTGGGGTCCGGACAGGACCACCACTGTCGGTGGTTATCACCTCCCACACAACAGCAAGGCTGTGGCCACAGCCCACATTGGTTTGTGTGAGAAACTGCAGGTGGGTGCTCTGCCAGTGACGTCACCTGTCTCTCCCTGTTGGGGTTTGTGAGAGCCTCTAGTGAGCACAGCTGCAGGTGTAAGGACATTGCGAGTGGTGAGGGGAGACGGCTGTTCTCTCAGTCTGTCTGTTCTGACTGGAGCTTGCAGTGTTTGCACGCATGTGTTTGCACACgcacgtgcgcgcacacacacacacattggagtTCTATCCTTGTGACTCGTGTGCACAGCCACTTGCCAGGTGTCCCAGGGTCAGGAACCTGGGGGCTGTTGCTACCCTGTCTTGGTGTGTGTGCACGAGGCTGGGCATTTTCTCACTGTGGGTTCTCTCGCTCTTCCTGTGCTGCTAGCAGGCACGGCATGTAAGTGGGTCAGCTTCCTGGATGTGACCTTTAAGTCCTTTTAAGACCTTTAGCCCTTGAAGAGATCCCCCAGCTGCCTGTGGTTTGAGAGagagggtgcttggggctggatCATGGCCGGAGTGGCTAGCGTCCTGGGCCAGGCCTGTGCGAGGGGAGGCTTGACTTAACCTTGCTCTTGGTCCTCAGAGCTGGAGCCTGTGCAGGCCActcaaaacaagactgggaagtACGTGCCTCCGAGCCTGCGCGATGGGGCCAGCCGCCGCGGGGAGTCCATGCAGCCCAACCGCAGAGGTGAGGCGGGGAGGGCACCCAGTGCCAGGCTGATGCGTGGGCGGGCACCTCCTGTACCCTATGATTATCCCACGGGCGGGGCCAGCCCCTCACCGACGCCTCTCCTTGCCTGCCCAGCTGATGACAATGCCACCATCCGTGTCACCAACCTGTCTGAGGATACTCGTGAGACCGACCTGCAGGAGCTCTTCCGGCCCTTTGGCTCCATCTCCCGCATCTACCTGGCAAAGGACAAGACCACTGGCCAGTCCAAGGTGGGCCAGCAGccgtgggggcggggtggggttcTGACTCCCAGCTGTGCCCTGAGCGTTGTCCCTgacccccactccctcccccaggGCTTTGCCTTCATCAGCTTCCACCGCCGTGAGGACGCCGCACGT
This genomic window from Cervus canadensis isolate Bull #8, Minnesota chromosome 4, ASM1932006v1, whole genome shotgun sequence contains:
- the EIF3G gene encoding eukaryotic translation initiation factor 3 subunit G isoform X1 yields the protein MPTGDFDSKPSWADQVEEEGEDDKCVTSELLKGIPLATGDTSPEPELLPGGECPTPLQPQALSLPSFLPSGPCYPGLSSFVSSPLPAPLPPPKEVINGNIKTVTEYKIDEDGKKFKIVRTFRIETRKASKAVARRKNWKKFGNSEFDPPGPNVATTTVSDDVSMTFITSKEDLNCQEEEDPMNKLKGQKIVSCRICKGDHWTTRCPYKDTLGPMQKELAEQLGLSTGEKEKLPGELEPVQATQNKTGKYVPPSLRDGASRRGESMQPNRRADDNATIRVTNLSEDTRETDLQELFRPFGSISRIYLAKDKTTGQSKGFAFISFHRREDAARAIAGVSGFGYDHLILNVEWAKPSTN
- the EIF3G gene encoding eukaryotic translation initiation factor 3 subunit G isoform X2, which encodes MPTGDFDSKPSWADQVEEEGEDDKCVTSELLKGIPLATGDTSPEPELLPGAPLPPPKEVINGNIKTVTEYKIDEDGKKFKIVRTFRIETRKASKAVARRKNWKKFGNSEFDPPGPNVATTTVSDDVSMTFITSKEDLNCQEEEDPMNKLKGQKIVSCRICKGDHWTTRCPYKDTLGPMQKELAEQLGLSTGEKEKLPGELEPVQATQNKTGKYVPPSLRDGASRRGESMQPNRRADDNATIRVTNLSEDTRETDLQELFRPFGSISRIYLAKDKTTGQSKGFAFISFHRREDAARAIAGVSGFGYDHLILNVEWAKPSTN